The following proteins are encoded in a genomic region of Dyadobacter sp. UC 10:
- a CDS encoding anti-sigma factor antagonist (This anti-anti-sigma factor, or anti-sigma factor antagonist, belongs to a family that includes characterized members SpoIIAA, RsbV, RsfA, and RsfB.), with amino-acid sequence MAFQIESVVEEQVAKLTLHGELDSLSARVFQTEIEKIANQPIDSLVLDMEELSFMSSAGLRVLIYSKQKIGPKLSIYIVKPQELIVDTLTKTGLQHSVTIVDQYPV; translated from the coding sequence ATGGCATTTCAAATAGAATCAGTTGTAGAAGAGCAGGTTGCGAAATTGACTTTACACGGCGAACTGGATTCGCTTTCGGCAAGGGTATTTCAAACCGAGATTGAAAAAATCGCCAACCAGCCGATCGACTCGTTGGTATTAGACATGGAAGAGCTTAGCTTTATGTCTTCTGCGGGCTTGCGTGTACTTATTTATTCAAAGCAAAAGATTGGCCCGAAACTTTCCATTTATATTGTCAAACCACAAGAGCTGATTGTAGATACCCTGACGAAAACAGGTCTGCAGCACAGTGTTACTATTGTTGATCAATATCCTGTTTAA
- a CDS encoding ATP-binding protein, with amino-acid sequence MESKSFPGNVDSLDSLREYVGELSQQAGLGKKPTYALKLAIDEIATNIILYGYQEAGLEADFTVLSEITDQELVVVLEDIAAPFDPLAKELPNSDDLTKSLEHREIGGLGIYLTVNGVDEFSYEYADGKNRNKFVMKIAST; translated from the coding sequence ATGGAATCGAAAAGTTTTCCCGGCAATGTGGATTCTCTGGATTCGCTGAGGGAATACGTTGGTGAGCTCTCGCAGCAGGCCGGATTAGGTAAAAAGCCGACCTACGCCCTTAAACTGGCTATTGATGAAATAGCTACGAATATCATTTTATACGGATACCAGGAAGCCGGTTTGGAGGCGGATTTTACGGTTTTGAGCGAAATAACCGACCAGGAACTTGTTGTGGTTCTGGAAGATATCGCCGCGCCATTTGATCCGCTTGCCAAAGAACTGCCAAATTCCGACGATTTGACAAAATCACTGGAACATCGCGAAATCGGAGGGCTAGGTATTTACCTGACCGTCAATGGTGTCGACGAATTTTCCTATGAATATGCGGATGGGAAAAACCGAAATAAATTTGTCATGAAAATTGCCTCAACCTGA